A region from the Gossypium hirsutum isolate 1008001.06 chromosome A08, Gossypium_hirsutum_v2.1, whole genome shotgun sequence genome encodes:
- the LOC107946793 gene encoding ABC transporter B family member 28 isoform X2, whose product MNTLWETVMSTLRAQIFRRVLIQKAEFFDRYKVGELSGLLTSDLGSLKDVVSENISRDRGFRALSEVVGTICILFALSPQLAPILGLLMLFVSVSVAIYKRSTVPVFKAHGMAQASMSDCVTETFSAIRTVRSFGGEKRQMLMFGSQVLAYQRSGIKLGTFKSINESLTRVAIYISLLALYCLGGSKVKAGELSVGTVASFIGYTFTLTFAVQGLVNTFGDLRGTFAAVERINSVISGAEIDAALAYGLEKDIQKKEDDENIQLFISNGAFGKSQQLDSHYMSALKSTSDVGRLAWSGDVALEDVHFSYPLRPDVEILNGLNLTLKCGTVTALVGSSGSGKSTIVQLLARFYEPTRGRITVSGEDVRTSDKSEWARVVSIVNQEPVLFSVSVGENIAYGLPDDIVSKNDIIKAAKAANAHEFIISLPQGYDTLVGERGGLLSGGQRQRIAIARALLKNAPILILDEATSALDAVSERLVQDALNHLMEGRTTLVIAHRLSTVQNAHQIALCSNGQIAELGSHLELLARKGQYASLVDTQRLAFE is encoded by the exons ATGAATACCTTATGGGAGACAGTTATGTCAACACTTCGAGCTCAGATTTTTAGAAGAGTTCTGATTCAAAAG GCGGAGTTTTTTGATCGATACAAG GTTGGTGAGCTCAGTGGTTTGCTGACATCTGATTTGGGATCTTTAAAAGATGTTGTCAGTGAGAACATTTCAAGGGATCGTGGTTTCAGGGCACTTTCTGAG GTTGTTGGGACGATCTGCATACTGTTTGCACTGTCTCCTCAACTAGCCCCAATTCTAGGCCTTTTGATGCTTTTTGTGTCGGTTTCGGTTG CTATATACAAGCGATCAACTGTACCTGTATTTAAAGCTCATGGAATGGCCCAAGCTTCTATGTCCGACTGTGTAACAGAAACGTTTTCTGCAATTCGAACT GTAAGATCTTTTGGTGGGGAAAAACGTCAAATGTTAATGTTTGGTAGCCAG GTTCTTGCATATCAGAGAAGTGGTATAAAGCTTGGGACtttcaaatccataaatgaatCTTTGACTAGGGTTgctatttatatttctttactgGCCTTATACTGCCTTGGAGGAAGCAAAGTGAAGGCG GGTGAACTGTCTGTTGGAACCGTGGCTTCATTCATCGGATACACTTTCACTTTAACCTTTGCT GTGCAAGGGCTGGTTAATACATTTGGAGACCTTCGAGGAACTTTTGCTGCGGTTGAGAGGATTAACTCTGTTATATCTGGAGCAGAAATAGATGCAGCACTTGCTTATGGTCTGGAAAAAGATATCCAGaagaaagaagatgatgaaaatatcCAATTATTCATCTCCAATGGTGCTTTTGGGAAAAGCCAACAATTAGATTCACATTACATGTCAGCACTGAAATCAACAAGTGATGTGGGAAGATTAGCTTGGTCAGGCGATGTTGCTCTGGAAG ATGTACACTTTTCTTATCCTTTAAGGCCCGATGTGGAAATTCTTAATGGTCTTAATTTGACTCTAAAATGTGGAACTGTGACTGCCCTAGTGGGTTCAAGTGGTTCTGGCAAAAGCACAATAGTACAACTATTGGCACGCTTTTATGAG CCAACCAGAGGTCGTATAACTGTTTCTGGAGAGGATGTTCGGACATCTGACAAGAGTGAATGGGCCCGAGTTGTTTCAATAGTGAATCAA GAACCTGTTCTCTTTTCTGTCTCTGTTGGAGAAAATATTGCATATGGGCTTCCAGACGATATTGTATCCAAGAACGACATTATTAAGGCTGCCAAAGCTGCAAATGCTCACGAATTTATAATTTCTCTTCCACAG GGCTATGACACACTGGTTGGTGAGCGTGGAGGCTTGCTGAGTGGAGGACAGAGGCAG AGAATTGCAATAGCGAGAGCTCTTCTCAAGAATGCTCCAATCCTGATCCTCGATGAG GCAACAAGTGCTTTGGATGCCGTTAGTGAGCGCCTGGTACAGGATGCTTTGAATCATCTAATGGAAGGCAGAACAACATTAGTGATTGCTCATAGATTAAGCACAGTTCAGAATGCCCATCAAATTGCTCTTTGCTCAAATGGCCAGATAGCAGAACTTGGGTCCCATTTGGAATTGCTTGCTAGGAAGGGGCAATATGCTTCTTTAGTTGACACCCAAAGGCTGGCGTTTGAATAA
- the LOC107946793 gene encoding ABC transporter B family member 28 isoform X1, which translates to MSMATASAFVTSPLLQKISSTGFSTRTRHASKLKLSLHQSCTFAPFSLLPPTKSSRLKNISSLESRAYVTGPPIVSESDPRINGSKTDTVGAEPPKLISWRLLLSLLVQHKLRISISVLALVGGTTCTLSMPIFSGRFFEVLIGARKEPLWKLLSKVGLLYSLEPIFTVIFVVNMNTLWETVMSTLRAQIFRRVLIQKAEFFDRYKVGELSGLLTSDLGSLKDVVSENISRDRGFRALSEVVGTICILFALSPQLAPILGLLMLFVSVSVAIYKRSTVPVFKAHGMAQASMSDCVTETFSAIRTVRSFGGEKRQMLMFGSQVLAYQRSGIKLGTFKSINESLTRVAIYISLLALYCLGGSKVKAGELSVGTVASFIGYTFTLTFAVQGLVNTFGDLRGTFAAVERINSVISGAEIDAALAYGLEKDIQKKEDDENIQLFISNGAFGKSQQLDSHYMSALKSTSDVGRLAWSGDVALEDVHFSYPLRPDVEILNGLNLTLKCGTVTALVGSSGSGKSTIVQLLARFYEPTRGRITVSGEDVRTSDKSEWARVVSIVNQEPVLFSVSVGENIAYGLPDDIVSKNDIIKAAKAANAHEFIISLPQGYDTLVGERGGLLSGGQRQRIAIARALLKNAPILILDEATSALDAVSERLVQDALNHLMEGRTTLVIAHRLSTVQNAHQIALCSNGQIAELGSHLELLARKGQYASLVDTQRLAFE; encoded by the exons ATGTCCATGGCCACTGCCTCCGCCTTTGTAACCTCACCTCTCCTTCAAAAAATCAGCTCGACGGGCTTCTCCACTAGGACCCGACACGCGAGCAAACTCAAACTCAGTTTGCACCAATCATGTACTTTCGCGCCATTTTCACTCCTTCCACCGACAAAATCCTCAAGATTGAAGAATATCTCGAGTTTAGAATCCCGCGCTTACGTTACCGGTCCTCCGATAGTGAGCGAGTCTGACCCAAGGATAAACGGTTCGAAGACTGACACTGTTGGAGCTGAGCCACCGAAATTGATAAGCTGGAGGCTTCTATTGAGTCTTCTTGTCCAACATAAACTCAGAATCAGTATTTCGGTCTTGGCTCTGGTTGGCGGCACCACCTGTACTCTTTCAATGCCTATATTTTCTG GACGATTCTTCGAAGTGCTCATAGGCGCCAGAAAGGAGCCGTTATGGAAGCTGCTTAGCAAAGTGGGGCTTCTATACTCATTGGAGCCGATTTTCACAGTTATATTTGTGGTAAATATGAATACCTTATGGGAGACAGTTATGTCAACACTTCGAGCTCAGATTTTTAGAAGAGTTCTGATTCAAAAG GCGGAGTTTTTTGATCGATACAAG GTTGGTGAGCTCAGTGGTTTGCTGACATCTGATTTGGGATCTTTAAAAGATGTTGTCAGTGAGAACATTTCAAGGGATCGTGGTTTCAGGGCACTTTCTGAG GTTGTTGGGACGATCTGCATACTGTTTGCACTGTCTCCTCAACTAGCCCCAATTCTAGGCCTTTTGATGCTTTTTGTGTCGGTTTCGGTTG CTATATACAAGCGATCAACTGTACCTGTATTTAAAGCTCATGGAATGGCCCAAGCTTCTATGTCCGACTGTGTAACAGAAACGTTTTCTGCAATTCGAACT GTAAGATCTTTTGGTGGGGAAAAACGTCAAATGTTAATGTTTGGTAGCCAG GTTCTTGCATATCAGAGAAGTGGTATAAAGCTTGGGACtttcaaatccataaatgaatCTTTGACTAGGGTTgctatttatatttctttactgGCCTTATACTGCCTTGGAGGAAGCAAAGTGAAGGCG GGTGAACTGTCTGTTGGAACCGTGGCTTCATTCATCGGATACACTTTCACTTTAACCTTTGCT GTGCAAGGGCTGGTTAATACATTTGGAGACCTTCGAGGAACTTTTGCTGCGGTTGAGAGGATTAACTCTGTTATATCTGGAGCAGAAATAGATGCAGCACTTGCTTATGGTCTGGAAAAAGATATCCAGaagaaagaagatgatgaaaatatcCAATTATTCATCTCCAATGGTGCTTTTGGGAAAAGCCAACAATTAGATTCACATTACATGTCAGCACTGAAATCAACAAGTGATGTGGGAAGATTAGCTTGGTCAGGCGATGTTGCTCTGGAAG ATGTACACTTTTCTTATCCTTTAAGGCCCGATGTGGAAATTCTTAATGGTCTTAATTTGACTCTAAAATGTGGAACTGTGACTGCCCTAGTGGGTTCAAGTGGTTCTGGCAAAAGCACAATAGTACAACTATTGGCACGCTTTTATGAG CCAACCAGAGGTCGTATAACTGTTTCTGGAGAGGATGTTCGGACATCTGACAAGAGTGAATGGGCCCGAGTTGTTTCAATAGTGAATCAA GAACCTGTTCTCTTTTCTGTCTCTGTTGGAGAAAATATTGCATATGGGCTTCCAGACGATATTGTATCCAAGAACGACATTATTAAGGCTGCCAAAGCTGCAAATGCTCACGAATTTATAATTTCTCTTCCACAG GGCTATGACACACTGGTTGGTGAGCGTGGAGGCTTGCTGAGTGGAGGACAGAGGCAG AGAATTGCAATAGCGAGAGCTCTTCTCAAGAATGCTCCAATCCTGATCCTCGATGAG GCAACAAGTGCTTTGGATGCCGTTAGTGAGCGCCTGGTACAGGATGCTTTGAATCATCTAATGGAAGGCAGAACAACATTAGTGATTGCTCATAGATTAAGCACAGTTCAGAATGCCCATCAAATTGCTCTTTGCTCAAATGGCCAGATAGCAGAACTTGGGTCCCATTTGGAATTGCTTGCTAGGAAGGGGCAATATGCTTCTTTAGTTGACACCCAAAGGCTGGCGTTTGAATAA